A portion of the Mus pahari chromosome 17, PAHARI_EIJ_v1.1, whole genome shotgun sequence genome contains these proteins:
- the LOC110334834 gene encoding putative Dol-P-Glc:Glc(2)Man(9)GlcNAc(2)-PP-Dol alpha-1,2-glucosyltransferase, protein MAQLEGYYFSAALSCTFLVSCLLFSAFSRALREPYMDEIFHLPQAQRYCEGRFSLSQWDPMITTLPGLYLVSVGVVKPASWILGWSEHIICSIGVLRFVNLLFSVGNFYLLYLLFRKVQPRNKASSSIQRILSTLALAVFPTLYFFNFLYYTEAGSVFFTLFAYLMCLYGNHRTSALLGFCGFMFRQTNIIWAAFCAGHLIAQKCSEAWKTELQKKKEERFPPVKGPLSELRRVLQFLLVYSMSLKTLRMLFLLTWPYMLLLLAFFAFVVVNGGIVIGDRSSHEACLHFPQLFYFFSFTAFFSFPHLLSLTKVKTFLSLVWKRRVQFFVITLVSMFLVWKFTYVHKYLLADNRHYTFYVWKRVFQRHEVVKYLLVPAYIFAGWAIADSLKAKSIFWNLMFFVCLVASTVPQKLLEFRYFILPYMIYRLNIPLPPISRLVCELGCYIVVNFVTFYIFLNKTFQWPNSQDIQRFMW, encoded by the exons ATGGCGCAGCTGGAGGGCTATTACTTCTCGGCCGCCTTGAGCTGCACCTTCCTGGtgtcctgcctgctcttctccgcCTTCAGCCGCGCTCTGCGGGAGCCGTACATGGACGAGATCTTCCACCTGCCGCAGGCGCAGCGGTACTGCGAGGGCCGCTTCTCCCTGTCGCAG TGGGATCCTATGATCACTACGTTACCTGGCCTGTATCTGGTGTCGGTGGGCGTGGTCAAACCTGCCAGCTGGATCCTTGGATGGTCGGAGCACATCATCTGCTCCATTGGGGTGCTCAGATTTGTCAATCTTCTCTTCAGCGTTGGCAACTTCTACTTACTGTATTTGCTCTTCAGGAAGGTACAACCCAGGAACAAG gCTTCTTCAAGTATCCAGAGAATCTTGTCGACATTAGCCCTAGCAGTATTTCCAACCCtctatttttttaactttctttactATACAGAAGCTGGGTCTGTATTCTTCACTCTTTTTGCTTATTTGATGTGTCTTTACGGCAACCATAGGACCTCGGCCTTGCTTGGGTTTTGTGGTTTCATGTTTCGTCAGACCAACATCATCTGGGCCGCCTTCTGTGCAGGCCACCTTATTGCACAGAAGTGCAGCGAAGCCTGGAAAACAGAActgcagaagaagaaggaggagaggtttCCCCCCGTTAAGGGGCCGCTCTCAGAGCTCAGAAGAGTGCTGCAGTTTCTGCTGGTGTACTCCATGTCCCTGAAGACCCTGAGGATGCTCTTCCTGTTGACCTGGCCCTACATGCTTCTGCTGTTGGCGTTCTTTGCTTTTGTGGTAGTTAATGGTGGGATTGTCATTGGCGACCGGAGTAGTCACGAGGCCTGTCTCCATTTTCCTCAGTTGTTCTACTTCTTCTCCTTTActgcctttttctccttccctcaccTACTTTCTCTGACCAAAGTCAAGACTTTCCTTAGCTTAGTTTGGAAACGTAGAGTTCAGTTCTTTGTGATTACGTTAGTCTCCATGTTTTTGGTTTGGAAATTCACTTATGTCCATAAGTATTTACTGGCAGACAATAGGCATTACACATTTTATGTGTGGAAAAGAGTatttcagagacatgaagttgtCAAATATTTATTAGTTCCAGCCTACATTTTTGCTGGTTGGGCTATAGCTGACTCTTTAAAGGCTAAGTCAATTTTCTGGAATTTAATGTTTTTTGTATGCTTGGTTGCTTCAACAGTTCCTCAGAAACTATTAGAATTCCGTTACTTCATTTTACCGTACATGATTTATAGGCTTAACATACCTCTGCCACCCATATCTAGACTCGTTTGTGAGCTGGGTTGCTATATAGTCGTTAATTTTGTAACTTTTTATATCTTTCTGAACAAGACTTTTCAGTGGCCAAATAGTCAGGACATCCAAAGGTTTATGTGGTAG